A genomic window from Melanotaenia boesemani isolate fMelBoe1 chromosome 15, fMelBoe1.pri, whole genome shotgun sequence includes:
- the drd1b gene encoding dopamine receptor D1b yields the protein MDQNFSTVRDGKQLSSERDSSKRVLTGCFLSLLIFTTLLGNTLVCAAVTKFRHLRSKVTNFFVISLAISDLLVAILVMPWKAATEIVGFWPFGAFCNVWVAFDIMCSTASILNLCVISVDRYWAISSPFRYERKMTPKVACLMISVAWTLSVLISFIPVQLNWHKAQTTSYAELNGTYPNGLPPDNCDSSLNRTYAISSSLISFYIPVAIMIVTYTRIYRIAQKQIRRISALERAAESAKNRHSSMGNSSNIESESSFKMSFKRETKVLKTLSVIMGVFVCCWLPFFILNCMVPFCEPHLPDGSTDFPCISSTTFDVFVWFGWANSSLNPIIYAFNADFRKAFSILLGCHRLCPGSNAIEIVSINNNMGAPTSNPNSQYQPKSHIPKEGNNSASYVIPHSILCQEEEFQKKDGYGGEIEVGMVNNTVEKPSPAISGNLDSDTEVTLEKINPITQNGQHKTMSC from the coding sequence ATGGATCAGAATTTCTCAACAGTACGAGATGGCAAGCAGCTATCCTCAGAGAGAGACTCGTCTAAACGTGTTCTGACGGGATGCTTCCTCTCCCTGCTCATCTTCACCACGCTGCTGGGCAACACCCTCGTGTGTGCTGCCGTCACCAAGTTCCGGCACCTGAGGTCGAAGGTCACCAACTTCTTTGTCATCTCGCTGGCCATCTCTGACCTTCTAGTTGCTATTTTGGTCATGCCATGGAAGGCAGCCACAGAAATTGTGGGGTTTTGGCCATTTGGAGCATTCTGCAATGTTTGGGTGGCTTTTGACATAATGTGTTCCACTGCCTCCATATTGAACCTGTGTGTGATTAGCGTCGATCGTTACTGGGCCATCTCGAGCCCATTCCGCTATGAACGCAAGATGACCCCTAAAGTGGCATGTCTGATGATCAGTGTAGCATGGACCCTATCCGTCCTTATCTCATTCATCCCTGTTCAGCTTAACTGGCACAAAGCGCAGACCACCAGCTATGCGGAGCTGAATGGGACGTACCCCAACGGTCTGCCTCCTGACAACTGTGACTCCAGCCTTAACAGGACCTACGCCATCTCATCCTCCCTCATCAGCTTCTACATCCCAGTGGCGATAATGATCGTAACGTACACCAGGATCTACCGTATTGCCCAAAAGCAGATTAGGAGAATATCTGCCCTGGAGCGGGCAGCAGAGAGTGCCAAAAACCGCCACAGCAGCATGGGGAATAGTTCAAACATAGAGAGTgagagctcatttaaaatgtcattcaAACGAGAAACCAAAGTCTTAAAGACGTTGTCAGTTATCATGGGTGTGTTCGTGTGCTGCTGGTTGCCCTTCTTCATTCTGAACTGCATGGTTCCATTCTGTGAACCTCACTTGCCAGATGGGTCCACAGACTTCCCCTGTATCAGCTCCACCACTTtcgatgtgtttgtgtggtttggcTGGGCAAACTCCTCACTTAATCCTATCATCTATGCCTTCAATGCCGACTTCCGCAAGGCCTTTTCCATCCTCCTGGGTTGCCACCGGCTCTGTCCGGGGAGCAATGCCATCGAGATTGTCAGCATTAACAACAACATGGGTGCCCCTACCTCAAACCCCAACAGTCAGTATCAGCCCAAGAGCCACATCCCAAAGGAGGGTAACAATTCAGCCAGCTATGTCATTCCCCACAGCATCTTGTGTCAGGAGGAGGAATTCCAGAAGAAAGATGGATATGGAGGGGAGATCGAGGTGGGAATGGTAAACAACACCGTAGAGAAACCCTCCCCAGCCATCTCTGGAAATTTAGACAGTGATACTGAGGTCACACTGGAAAAGATCAATCCCATAACACAAAATGGGCAGCATAAAACCATGTCATGTTGA